From Cyprinus carpio isolate SPL01 chromosome A18, ASM1834038v1, whole genome shotgun sequence:
aaaggaaaaaaaattgaaatgccTAAATTGGATGTTTCCTTGcctaaattaaaaccatcaggagGTGAACTAAATGTTGAAGGTCCCCATATCAAGGGTGGAAAGTTTCACATGccctctatagatatctctctgccaggtggaggagcaggaggagatgTAGATGTTGAAGGACATACAAGAGAAggaagaaaatttgaaatgcctACATTTGATGTTTCTTTGcctaaattaaaaccatcaggagGTGAAATCAACATTGAAGGTCCTGATATCAAGGGTGGAAATATTCACATGCCCTCTATAGATATCTCTATGCCAgtaggaggagcaggaggagatgTAGATGTTGAAGGACAtacaagaagaggaagaaaaattgAAATGCCTAAATTGGATGTTTCCTTGcctaaattaaaaccatcagaAGGTGAAATAAATGTTGAAGGTCCCGATATCAAGGGTGGAAAGTTTCACATGCCCTCTATAGATACATCTCTGCCAGGAGCCAAAGAAGGAGAGCTTGATCTGGGTGATGACACTAAAAAAGGCTTAAGATTTCAGATGCCCACTGTCCCTATGCCTAAAATGAAACTAACAGATCATGAACTAAAAGTTGGGTCAGATAAGAAAGACATAGACATTTCAGTACCTAAACTAACTCATGATTCTGATGGAGAAACCAAAACTACTGACAAAATTAGAGATTTAAATGTCCCTGAAGTAACTTTAGGTGGGAACATCAAGCTGCCAAGTGTGAAAATACCAACTGTTGACATATCTGCTCCTAAAGTTGACCTGGACTTTACTCTTTCAAAGGGAAAGGGCAATGACAGAGAAAACATTGAACTTCTTAAGGCAGAGGGTGGAAGGCCATCACCTGGGGCAAGTTTTGATGTTCCAGATGTCTCGAAGAAAATGCCCAAAATATCACTTCCTAAATTTGGCAGAAAATTGAAAAGTGGAGACAAACAACTAGACAGTCCTGACTTACCTCTAGATTTGGACTTGGAAAGAACGTCACCATCAGTGGAAACATCTAAAAAGGATACTGAAATAATTGGTACTGATGCTGAAATGAAGATAAAAGCAGGTGCTGGAGAAATTACAAAACCAGAAATCAGAGTAGAGGGTCCTGATGTTAAGGTCAAATCCAAGCTCAAATTCCCCAAATTCAAGACACCTACTCCTAAAGCAAAGCTCAAAGATGTTGAAATGGGTATGCCTGGATATGTGGATAACAAAGGAAAGGTCAGAATGCCAGCAGTTGAGATATCACTGCCAACAGCAAATATTCCAGAATGTGAGGTATTGCTTCCTAAAACTGAGGTTGATGTATCTGAAGCAGATATCAGAGGTTATGAGGGCAGTTTAAAAATTCCTAAGATGCCAACAATTGACATATCAGTTCCAAAAGCTGATTTGGATGTTTCCTTGCCTAGGTTAAAACTTCATGAACCAGTAGACTCTTTTGACTTACACATTAATAGTAGTAGAGGTACGGTAAATTTTCCCCATGTCAAGATACCTGAAGTAGACATTTCACTTCCTCATGGAAAAACAGGTGACACAGATAACAACGAGCTGGAAATATCACTACCAGATGCAAAACATGACACATCTAATGCTGACACTGAAATTAAAGGTAAAAAGCTAAAAATTTCAGTGCCCAGTCTTGATATATCATTGCCTCATGGAAAAACAACGCAAAATGATGATCCAGATTTAGAATTTGGATTGAAAGGGAGTAAATTAAAAATGCCAGACATTACGGTGCCTAAGATTGATGTATCTCTACCTCACAGAagcaaagaagaaagtcatgcacCTGATTTAGCACTAGAAGGTGGAAAATTAAAGATGCCAACAACTGATATGTCCcttcctaaaataaaatctaaagacGTTGTTCCAGAACTTCAACCAGATGTAGGAAAAGGTAAAGTCATGATCCCTGGAATTAAACTACCAACAATAGATGTCTCATTTCCTCATGGTAAAACAGAGGACACTGATGATCTTGAACTAGGAGTGTGTGGCAAAGAAGGGAAATTTAAGGTTCCTGACACCAAAATTCCAAAAGCAGATGTATCATCTCAAGGTCAACCAGAGAGTGCAGAGAAAACAGAGGTTAGAGGACAAGGCAGCAACTTTCAATTACCGAAAATAACAATACCCAAAGTAGATATATCATTACCATATGGCAAATCAGATGACCCTCAGACTTCAGGGTCTGTGGAAGTAGAAGGTGGGCAAAGTAAAATGCCTGATATTAAGATACCACAGGTAGCCATATCATTACTAGAAAGTAGAACTGGAGAGTTTGATACCAAAGAGGGAGAATCTGGAGGAGGGCGTGGAAAATTCACAATGTCAAATATTAAAATCCCAAAACTAGATATAAGAATGTCTAGTGATGCAGACATGTCAGATCCTTCCACTGATGCAAGCCTTAAGGATTCACATAAAGAGGGTAAAAAGTTGAGGATGCCTAATTTGGATCTAGAGCTAGATCTTGGCTTTTcaagagacagaaaaaagaataaaaagaaaaatgaacattCAGATACCGATTTGGAACTTGCCGCAccgaaagaaaaaataaaaggcccAAAAGTTAAAGGTTCGAAATTTAATATTGGAATGCCAAAAGTAAAAGTATCCAGGTTAGAAACCAACATAAACAAGTCTGGAAAAACAGATGCTAAATTTCTAAAAGGAGGAACTGATGCAAACTTGCAAGCTGATTTACAAGCACCAAAGATTCCTGAACTTGATTTTGATATTGAGACTGCCCGATCTGACACTAATAATTCTGAAGAAGATAAAAAGCAGATTGGTAAAGTCAAAATTCCAAAATTTGGTGTACCTCTGCCTTCTTTAAGTTCACCTGAAGCCAACATCAAATCATCTCAGGGAAAAGATCACTCTATAAACATAGACTCTGAGGCAGAGAATGAAAGCCCACATGTGCCAAGAGTAAAAAAAGCTGTATTTGTTATGGTGAATCCACAAATGGAGAACACTGCTAGTATAGATGGTGAAGCAAGTGCAGAAATTGTAGATGAGAAGCTCAAGCAGCCAAAGATCAAAATGAAGCCAAGTTTTGGCAAGTCTCGATCAAATGAAAAGGagaaagcaatatattgtgaagATGAGGTGGAAACTGAGGGAAAGTCAAAAACTGGTAAGCTTAAATTGCCAAAAGTGACATTTTCGTCTGGGCAGAGAGGATCATCTGATGTAACACCAAGTGGGTCTGATGATGGAACAGGCCTAAGTCTAAATGGTGGCAAAGATGAAAAATCAATGTTTGGAAAGCTTAAATTGCCTAAAGTGGAGTTTTTCTCACCATACTCAAAAGATGCAAGTGAGGAAGAGGAAATGGAAACAAGCCTGAAACTCAGGAAGGAGCCCTCAGGAGAAAGCAAAGAGAGCAAGGTGGAGGTGAGAAAGATTAGCACTATAGTATCTTCGAAAGCAAGAACTGAAATGTTGGCGGAAAGGGAGGGATCAGAGTCTCCAGTACCCACAGTATCAGCTGGATTTGTCTCTGTTACGAAGAGTGAAGAAAGAGAGGAGACAACATGGTTCAAAGTACCCAAGGTCACCCTTAGTCCCCATTCTACTGGCATCCTTAATATCTCACCAGAAAGCTCTCCGAAAGGAAGCAAGTCCTCCCTTCCTTGCACTAGCGAGGAAGCCTCAGGAGGTTTCTATGTGAAGATGCCAAGTGTAGAGTTTTTGACCCGTGAAATGCCCTCAGAGCATCTGATTACTAAAACAGAGGGAACTCTTACTGTAGTGACTAAGACAACAAAGTATACAGAAAGAAAAAGTACCAGTTCGAAAGAGTAAGAATCTCAGTTACAGAACTGTGACATACAATCGGTAGTGGCATAATAATTAGACCGAAATATTCGTATATGTGACCATTATTTCAGTCTTGGAggttttattctatttaaaataaagaaagcaaaaatattttctccagcttttgcaaaaaaaacataacttatacataatgaaaatgtagagaatattatttattgtagaccttattttcatgttttgtaaCTTGCCACTCTGTATAAACACAATATAGGCACAAATCTGTGTAACATATATAGatgcaaagatatttaaaaacttttcttgTGCAGTCTTGAATGACATTTATGCTGTagaattttacagcattttggtAATATTGCTATGCCTTTTCGATGCCTGGTTTGTCTCTGTAGTTTTTGGTTGTTGTTAtggaattgtgtttattttaaatactattagaAATACATGtactatttttacatatttatatgcatGATCTGTACAGATAAGACACTAAAAAGAAAGCCTGTAATGTTGAGTATTTTTGTGATAcatatttttgtcacttttaagataaattaaacaatatcaagttttttttttcattcacattGTGACATGCTGTACCAGATAGCACTTCTCTGTTCATGAGAAAGGCTCTGAATTTTTCTGAATTGAAAACACTGAGTGtttcgtttttcttttcttttttaaattgcattggTGATGGAATTAGTCTACATGCAAGCAATGCTGTTGTATATGTATCATATTTTAGGCAGGTTTAAGTACTGAACTGCATGTTTGTATGTGCTGCTTTTTTGAAACACTCATTTAGATGATGCTCCATCTCCATCTAATGCAAAAATAGAacagtcaaataaaatattaacattctaATTAGTGGTACCTAATTATTTCCTGATCTTTTTCACTGATTTCTCATCATTCTACTAATGTGGCAACACTAATACATGACAAGTAGTGGTCCAGTTCTGATACTGATATGGCAATATGGAAATGAAAAACCTACAAACAACAGCTTGCAGAATTATGAAATATTGAGTTTTGAAGTTATGTAAATATGTttcattgtttattaaatgttgaaacatatttaaataattagtataaatatttttatatttttcattggattcaagtcaacatgaaaacacaaaaaattccCAATGTAAATACATGATTAACTGTGTATTAAATGATTGTTGTTTCGTTGTATGTGTTTTATtcgttgtattttttttataaatttaatttttatattccaCTGAGTATATAAAAAACGACATTAATTaagtatttgttgtttttttcgtaagttttagttttatttttgatgtgtgatgttttaattttattctaaaatgaatGATTCGCATTATAATTAAAGTGCCTACTGTATAAACATAGATCACCatgttattaaaacaaaagtCTCCAAGTCTTTGTATTGAGTTTCTACTACCGACTGTATGGCTAAACGAAGTCTAGGAAACAGAGAGGGTTAGAGGTTTTCAAAGGTTGACAACACAAGGTAGCCTATACTCACCAGAACTGACTGAAGATCTAATGTAATGTGCGTGTCCTGTTCGTGCGTAAGCGTAAAAGCACTGACAGCGCGCGCGCGTTATGCACGCTCGGCTATTGGTCAGCTGAGTGCACGCACTAGATTGCGGAGGCTCTGCGCTGCATTGCCAGTGAAAGCAGCCTGCGCTATGAGGAGACACGGAGGAGTAGCGTGACGTTCACTTCAACGGAGCACATGAGAGCTACATGGGATTTAATAGGTTACACTAAAAATCTACGGTGGTCTGTATTCGGAAATGCAGTCTTAAGACGAAGTGTTGTCATGGATATCATAATTTCTATACGGTCCAAAATCCTCATGAAGGTTAAAGCCAAAATCCTTCAGCCCAGCAGCATCTTCACTACGTACGACAGCTGCGGTTGTGTGATTCGTGACATCGCGTCGGTATGAGGAAAATAACTGGCACACTGTAAAGGTGAGAggatacaaagaaagaaagatgggttgtttataattcaaaaatatggatattttcacGTCAAACCACGAAAAGAATCGATGCAGATAATTCCCCCCTCCCCGAGGTTACCTCATGTTAGATACATATGTGTGGGCAAGTGTTAGTTAATGATAGATTTGGTGCAAGTGATGTGATCACGTACTGTGTGTGTGGAGACTACGTAACGCGGCGTCCTCTGATCATCATGACATACTTTGTGACATGCAAagtaaaacataagaaaaaaatgattttacaagATTCGTTAAACAGTAACTTAAGTATTAAATAGAGcactggagaaaaaaacattaccaaataaaatacattataaaatacattataaaatacagttattataACTACAATAAGAAAAAAGAACTAGGCTATCTTTTCGTGGTGGGATATGACAGTATCCATCTTTTTAATATATCTTCAATAACTAAATATTGAACtaagtataaataattataaatacatttattacaaagtatacaaataaaatgcattataaatactgAATGTGAATTTTATGATTATTGTATTTCAGAGttattacagtatgtatataattataaaatacaataaactacaatataaatgtaaatgtacacacgtaaatgaattaatatacaaatcgtagtatattactgtttaaaaacattacaatacgCATTACAGTTTTAATTGATGCAAGAAAATTTAATATTTGCAattcttgtctgtgtgtgtgtgtgtagtatgaaaTGGATTAACTCAAATTTTATCTGAAGACAATTTACCATGAACTAAATTAATATATGAACCTGCACTTTTGTATTGACCTTTAATTgtcacaaataaaaactaatatagtaatatagtaaatatagtaatatagaaaaagttaagaaaatgaagaactatatgtatatatatatatataaaaaagttaagaaaatgaagaactatatgtatatatatatatatatttttttttttctaatattcgAGTCTGCACTTTTGTATTGACCTTTAATTGTCAGATATTGAGCTTAAATAAAGATATATGCGGTCTGCATTCCGTAACTGATTGATAAATGCTGTGCAGTAACAGATGAATTTCAAGATTTTGACATCCTAAATGTCATTCTTATCCACCACAGCATCTGATATTTCTCCCCCACCCAAGAAGAATGCTGcaacagaacaacaacaataactgCTTGGACATGGCCCATAGGGAGCTATTGCATGAATGCCGAAGAACCAGTGTCTCATTAACCAGTGCCCTTGAGTTTGGAGCCATACCCCTGATTAAAGGCCTGAGAGCATGGGCTGTAAGTGGCGGCTACTCTAAAGCCAGGAGAAAGGCTGCTAATGGACCGCGAGCACAGGGCTCATGCCAACATCCTCCTGAAAACAGGGTAGGGCAGAGAAGCTGGTCAGGTCAGGTCAGCAGTGGCTATGGGCACACACTGGATAGCACAATTAGTGCAGCGAGAACTCCAGGGGTCAGGCAGGGCAGTCTTGGCGCTCTTGTAACTGTGGCCACTTTGAAAGGCACTGAGGGGGGTGGCAGGCAGACTCAGACACGCTGCCTCTTTCTCAAGGCCCAGGGAAGGGGCAGCTACATCTGTGCTGTTGGAAACCGCGGGACTGGGACGAGAGTCACAGGTCCACGGACTCATGCTGTCATTCTTGAGGGGACAAAGGAAGAGCTTAGATGTTCCTCTAAAGGGCCGAAGCTGAGCCAGGATGGGCCAGACGATGGTGGACATTTTAAGGCCAAGCCCAGGGCCATACGCAAATGGAGGAAGTGCAGTAAAACAACAGGCTTAGCGGAGAAAAGAACAGCGGCTCACGGCAAAGGGGAAATCGCCAATCAGGGCAGTCAACTGGAACACGGTGACCAAAAAAAAGCAGTGAATTCAGATGCACAACCACTTGACGTAATACCAGATAACACAATAACACAATGCCAAAAGGGTAGCAGGGCTAGCTATCCAAAATTGGGCAAAGACGAAAGGGCTCTTTCCCCCACATTGGTAAAAACTGATGCACCTGAAAGCACGGATCCACAAACCTGCTGCTCTTCTGCCAAACTATGTGCCAAACCAGGCGAGCAGGTTGAAGCTGGGATGAGTATTAACCAATCCGATAACTGTTCTGAAAAAGAATCCAGTTGTGCCAATGTGCAAGGAGACACTGAGGTCAGTATATGTGACCTTGATGCAAATGATCGCCAGAACATTCGAAACTTTGTTGCTGATGTGCCAAACCTAGGGTCATCTGTAGCATCTGAGACTAACTTTGATAGTCTAGGAATCAAATTGACCACAACGAACTGTAATACTGAGCCAAGCATAGATCGTTCTCCCATGCTAACTCCCTCCATAGTCCCTGTCAGCATTCAGAAAAATCAGGAATCCAGGCCAGATGAGTGCCTACTGAACCGTGAAAATCTACATTCAGTGGAGCCCGGTGATCTTACAACACAGAGGGATGGGACTCCAGACACAAAGAATACAGTTGTGCCGGAGGCCCGCACTCCAGTGGGTGCTGAATGTAGCACTACAGAGAAGAAGAGGAGGCCGTCCATGTGCTCACCTCAGCATTGGGAGGAATTAATCACACAGCATGGAGAACTTGAAGTTCAGCAGTCTGACAAATCCTCTTCACGAGGCTTTAGCACACCAACAGCCAATGTAACTGTAACCACTATTCACTCCCTGGTTAATCCTGCCACCACAGCAGCCATAGCAACAGCCATCCCAGCATTAAGCGAGGGGGAGGTGGGGGTGAGAGGTGGAGACTTGCTGCCTCTGGTGAACTCAGAGTTGCTATCAGAGCCGGCAAGAGTTGACGAGAAGGACAAGGTGGCCGCTAAAGAGGGGTCTCCTGATGTGGgcgaggaggaagaagaggatgagTTTGGGGCTTTCAAGCAGATAGGTGGAGAGCAGCTGTGGACGGATGGATTCAGTGAGGCCCAACATTTAGCTGAGGATTACAACTGTGGTAAGTACACTGTCTTGAAAGTAGCagggtaataaatacatttgtcagAATGTACAGTAAGTTCTCTTCTGGAGCAGGAATCTGCTTGTTTGGGTTTTTGTGGGCAGATAAACATGCAGTCTCAATGTACTAAATAGTCTGTCTGGATTGACCTGGTTTCCTGCAGACCCCCTCGCTTCCCCCGACCTCATGTGaagatattaattatttaaagcaCTGCTTGGAATTCCTAACCCCCCCACCCCCGTCCCCCACCCAGTCACTCCCCCTGTTGCTGTGTACCAGCCTAAGGCAGGAGGCagcattaaaaagacatacaaacACAAGGCCATTGGGACAAGAGGAGAGGCCAACCTTCACAATGCCAAAGGCAGCATGTCTAGAGGGAATGGCTTGATCAAAATAGAGGGCAAACACTGCATTGTTTATTCATCTAGTATGTCTTCTACCTATAATCTTTGGTCAAAAACACACTTTTCCACATAATAATTTTATGGATTTAATTCCATTTAAACTGTGTAATCTTAATCCGCAGGATAAATCCTGTTCTCTAAAGAGGTGAAAACCAGGTGATTCAGGTATTGAACATAAACAGGTTTAACctactttttaattttgaaattacgTCACACaagtagatttttaaaatgacaagttATTTCTGAAAGCCATTTAACATGCCTGTACTGTTTTCCTTATGGGACATTTCTTGCACATTTCACAACACTTTTAAAGCTGCATGTCCAGTGAGTGGTTCTAATAGTGCCATCAGTTCTAtctgaaacagatgaatgtgaatctggtAACGCTTTTTTATATTGGTTGTTATATATATTGTGTCAGATCAGAAATGAAATGCCTGGAGACAGTggtgctaaaaggttaatgctcttaCGCAggacttttcaaataaaatgacttgAGATCCAGTAATGAACCCTCCTCACCAGCCGAGGTCCGGACAGTTATATACCTTAAAACATGAATTGATGGTTTTTGCCAGACCAAGGTATCTGCAGGATATTTAAACTAATAACTTAAGACTTTTTAAgcacaaatgaaattaaaatgactgtgaaaagcatgatttacagttcatatACAGTTTCATatcaaacaaaaagttttataaaatgataaacctcacatttAAACCTTTTTAAGTCAAAggtattcattattatattaatttaaa
This genomic window contains:
- the si:ch211-14c7.2 gene encoding uncharacterized protein si:ch211-14c7.2 isoform X1, whose product is MLQQNNNNNCLDMAHRELLHECRRTSVSLTSALEFGAIPLIKGLRAWAVSGGYSKARRKAANGPRAQGSCQHPPENRVGQRSWSGQVSSGYGHTLDSTISAARTPGVRQGSLGALVTVATLKGTEGGGRQTQTRCLFLKAQGRGSYICAVGNRGTGTRVTGPRTHAVILEGTKEELRCSSKGPKLSQDGPDDGGHFKAKPRAIRKWRKCSKTTGLAEKRTAAHGKGEIANQGSQLEHGDQKKAVNSDAQPLDVIPDNTITQCQKGSRASYPKLGKDERALSPTLVKTDAPESTDPQTCCSSAKLCAKPGEQVEAGMSINQSDNCSEKESSCANVQGDTEVSICDLDANDRQNIRNFVADVPNLGSSVASETNFDSLGIKLTTTNCNTEPSIDRSPMLTPSIVPVSIQKNQESRPDECLLNRENLHSVEPGDLTTQRDGTPDTKNTVVPEARTPVGAECSTTEKKRRPSMCSPQHWEELITQHGELEVQQSDKSSSRGFSTPTANVTVTTIHSLVNPATTAAIATAIPALSEGEVGVRGGDLLPLVNSELLSEPARVDEKDKVAAKEGSPDVGEEEEEDEFGAFKQIGGEQLWTDGFSEAQHLAEDYNCEKHTSSADANEPASWASDWTAVQSFQHSESTWTAFSQETVEQKIVPGGQWWTSTEKPNLPLSLLHNVVKSKVFLEAFPSEKSPCEDPEYIPTLKQLLQGPAENSNTGEHKEQSLLDGLQDLDRMIGVKYKRAESLSCKLLLQSLRLERPSSECVTVRLKNSARFSPNLPTSNQQLAANAKRRLSYDFNRNIMT
- the si:ch211-14c7.2 gene encoding uncharacterized protein si:ch211-14c7.2 isoform X2, which produces MLQQNNNNNCLDMAHRELLHECRRTSVSLTSALEFGAIPLIKGLRAWAVSGGYSKARRKAANGPRAQGSCQHPPENRVGQRSWSGQVSSGYGHTLDSTISAARTPGVRQGSLGALVTVATLKGTEGGGRQTQTRCLFLKAQGRGSYICAVGNRGTGTRVTGPRTHAVILEGTKEELRCSSKGPKLSQDGPDDGGHFKAKPRAIRKWRKCSKTTGLAEKRTAAHGKGEIANQGSQLEHGDQKKAVNSDAQPLDVIPDNTITQCQKGSRASYPKLGKDERALSPTLVKTDAPESTDPQTCCSSAKLCAKPGEQVEAGMSINQSDNCSEKESSCANVQGDTEVSICDLDANDRQNIRNFVADVPNLGSSVASETNFDSLGIKLTTTNCNTEPSIDRSPMLTPSIVPVSIQKNQESRPDECLLNRENLHSVEPGDLTTQRDGTPDTKNTVVPEARTPVGAECSTTEKKRRPSMCSPQHWEELITQHGELEVQQSDKSSSRGFSTPTANVTVTTIHSLVNPATTAAIATAIPALSEGEVGVRGGDLLPLVNSELLSEPARVDEKDKVAAKEGSPDVGEEEEEDEFGAFKQIGGEQLWTDGFSEAQHLAEDYNCEKHTSSADANEPASWASDWTAVQSFQHSESTWTAFSQETVEQKIVPGGQWWTSTEKPNLPLSLLHNVSKVFLEAFPSEKSPCEDPEYIPTLKQLLQGPAENSNTGEHKEQSLLDGLQDLDRMIGVKYKRAESLSCKLLLQSLRLERPSSECVTVRLKNSARFSPNLPTSNQQLAANAKRRLSYDFNRNIMT